The DNA sequence GCGCCAGGGGATGATCCCGAGGCGCACCATGCTCAGACTCTCGACGGCCAGCAGCCGGTCGAGCTGGGCGAGCATGAGAGCAGGAGTCCCCGGCCAGGTCCGCAACACCGCTTCCGTCAGCACGAACACCGACTCCCGCCCCGGCTCGTACAAGACGCTCTGCCGGTCCACACGAGCAGCGACAGCCCGGCCGACTTCCTCTGGGGTCACCCCCGGTGCGCTCTCAAAGATGTGCCGGGCGTACTCCGCACTCTGGAGCATGGCCGGGAGAACGACACATTGGAACGAACGCACCAGGCGAGCGGACCGCACCTCTTCATCGATCGTCAGGCAGGCCGGAGCCCCACCGGAGATTGATTGCTCGGAGTCTGACGCAGACTCCACCGCGGCCAAGAGATCACGTACTTCACCCGCGGTCGACGTGTCGAGGCCGAGGGCATGCGAGAGCCGGTCGAGCACATCAGCACTCGGAACCATGCGCCCGGTCTCAACTTTGGACACGGTCGGCTGTCCCACTCCAGCCCGCTGCGCCAACACGGCACCCGTCAGGCCAGCCTCTGCACGAAGCCCGCGAAGACGTGCCCCGAGCGCCTTCATCCGCTCCCGCCGTTCACTCCCCATGCCCAGGGTTCTACACCACGCGCCAACAGGACCCAGGCTCACGAGCCTCGTGAATCGTCAGCTCGGGGCCGAGCTGTCAAGCATGTACGGGGACCGGCCACACCAACGGTCCGAGCATGATTCAAACTTTCTCTACTGGTTCAAGGGCCCGCGCGAGGCGCGGGCTGGCCCCTTGGGCTCGGCCCCTCTGCGCCTTCGGCGCCGGGGCCGGCCCATGGGGCCGCAGCGAAGCAACGGCCCGAGGGTAGAGCCCGCATGGCGTGCGACGGTCAAAGACGATGCCTCCGGCGGGGGATCGGCCGGCACCGGGATGGAGGGGGCGCCGTTGCCGACCGCGGGCACGTTGGGGCGTGCGTGGGGTGCTCCCATCCCGACCGCCGTCGACCCAGGCAGAGCCGAGCAGGCGCGGCCCCTGGCGTCCAGGTCGTTCGTACAGTGGCGCGCTCCACCTGGACGCCAGGAACCACGCCCGCTCCACGGTGTGTGGGTCGACGGCGGACGGGATGGGAGCTGGGGAGAGTGGTGGTTGAGGAGAGCAGACGTCTAACGGGTTGTCAGCGGTGACGCCTACCCTTCCGTCATGCGCAAAGGTGCGATCAGTCGAGACGGTGTTCTCAAGGCCATAGCTGAGTACAAGGATTGGGGCCGTGACCGGTTCCTGGCCGAGTACGGGTACAAGCCGGCGACGGGGTACCTCCTGATACACGAGGACCGGACGTACGACTCGAAGGCCATTGCCGGGGTGGCCCACAAGTTCGATCAAGGGCGAGCCCTGAGGCCGGATGAGTTGAGCGGGGGACGGTCGCACGCCGCCAGGTGGCTCGCCCGACTCGGCTTTGTAATCCGTTCGTCCCGAGATCCCGACTGGACGCGCGACGAGATCATCCTTGCCTGCGACCTGGCAAGGACCAACGACTGGAAGCGACTGGAGTACAACGACCCACGCGTGATCGAGCTGTCTGCACTGTTGCAGACCATGCCGATCCATCCTGAAGAAGTACGTACCGAGCTGTTCCGGAATCCCAACGGCGTGGCTCGCAAGACCGTCGACATCACGTGCCGACACCCGGATTACCCCGGGAAGCCCACGAACGGCAACGCGCTCGATGTCGAAGTCCTGAACGACTTTCTTGCCCGGCCGGCCGAGATGGCGACGGTAGCCCAGCACATCCGGGACGGCCTCACCGCAGGTGCATTCCACGCCGTACCGCCGGAGGCCGAGGAGGAAGACGACTACAGCGCACCCGAGGGCAGGTTGCTGATACGCCGTCACAAAAGCCGGGAGCGGGACAAGGGACTGCGCAAGAGGAAGATCGATGCCGTACTGCGCCAGGGCCGCCGCCTCGTCTGTGAGGCCTGCGGCTTCGACTTCGAGGCGACCTACGGCCCGCGGGGCGCCGGATACATCGAGTGTCATCACGTCGTGCCCTTGCACGAGGCCGGCGAGGGGCGGACCAGGCTCAGTGATCTCGCGCTGATCTGTGCCAACTGTCACCGGATGATTCACCGCCGCGCGCCGTGGCCCACGCCTGACGAACTCCGGAACCTCATCCAGGAGACAACACATCGGGGCGGGGCACAGCTCCCCTCGCAACAGGAGCCCGAGTCGATCACGACGGGAGCCGTCGTAGCTCCGTAGGCGATCAGTCTGTGCCTGAACCGTGTGCGCAGACTTGTCAAGGGAGCCATGGGTCCCTGACATCAGTGCCAGCCTCGGCAGGGTGACGTCCTTCAACGGTGGGTAGTGGCCTGCCGCCGTGCTTTGGTCCATCGAGGGCCACGGGCCCTTGTCAGTGGCTGCCGGTAGCCTGAAAGGTTCGCAGCTACCCCTACATCTAGTGGTTGGCTTACCTGACGGGCCCACAAGTTGTGGTCCCCGTACCCCATTTGAGTCACAGGAGGCGCTATCCTTCTCGACAGCGCGAAAGACCCCAGTTCAGAAGGACTGACGCGGGGTCGGTGCCTGCTCGAACTGGGGTCGTGATGCGTTTCTAGGCGCCCAACGACCCTACATGGCTCGACCCTTCACCCAGAAGGGCAGGGGCAACATCGAGCGGCATCCAGCTCGAAGGGTAGGTGATCAAGATGGCTAAGAAGCTCACGCCGGGTACGCCGGCGCCGGAGTCGGGGCAGTACAAGGTCCCCGGTTCCAAGACCGAGGTCACGGCCGTGAAGGGCAAGCCCCTTCCGCCGACGCCCAAGGCTGGTCAGGGTTACAAGCTCGTTGACCCGACCAAGCACAAGCCGAAGGGCAAGTGATTGGCGGGGGCAGGCTCCTCGGGGTCTGCCCCCTTGCCTCGCGTTGCAGTACAGCAGTGAAGTACAGCAACTCCAGCAACCGACCACAGCCGTCGGTACTTCTCACCCCCCGCGCGGCGGCCTGTATGACCCCTGATGACTGATCTATGTAGAGCTACGGATCAGAAGGTTGCAGGTTCGAATCCTGCCGAGTGCACACAGAGCGAAGGCCCCGGATCACTCCGGGGCCTTCGGCGTTTCCGGGGCGTGCGGCAGTGGATCGGGCCGGAGCAGCTTCCGGTCGAGGGCGCCGCTACGCCGACCGGTGTCAGGCGGGTCTTGTCGACGAGGGCGCTTGGGTGTCGGTGGCGGTGAGCCAGGTGTGCCAGACGTGGCGGGTGTTGGGTGTTGCGGGGCGGTCGAGCAGCCAGAGCACGTAGCGGGCGTGCAGTTGTGCCCACGGGTCGTCCGATTGGCGGGCCCGGTCGAGTCGGCCGCGCAGGTCGGCTCCGTCCACGGCGCGAGCCAAGCGCACGTACTCGCGGTCCTTCCACCGGTAGGCGCGCCGGACGACCAGGTCGACGAGGCCGACGAGAACGGCGGTGACCGCTGCGTCGTGGCCGCCGGCCGAGAGTTCCCGTATGAGCTTCTGTTTCGTCCCCCAGGCCTTGGCGTGTTCCGTCCAGTCCTGTGGACAGCGGGCTTCCCATTCGAGGAAGAGCAGTGCGAAGGGCAGGCCCGGCCAGGTGGCGATGCCCCCGGTCACCGGTGTGTTCCACAGCGCTTCCGGCAGACAGCGACTCGCGGCGTCGTCGTAGGCCCGCTGGGCGGCTGCGAGCGCCGGGTCCCGGTGCCGGGGCCCGTGCCCCGGTCCCGCGGTCCGGCGCCAGGCCTCGTGGTACCGGGCGCGTGCCGCGCGGACCTCGGCGCGGGCGTCGGCCAGGTGGGCCAGCGCGGCGGCGCGGTCGACGGGGTCCGGTGCGATCAGGCCGTGGGCCCAGCCCAGACGCTCGGTCCAATCGCCGTCGGGGCGGGGGCCCACTTTTGTCGTCATGCGCCCGATCATTCCTGTGCAGTCGGCAGAGAGGGTGGTGATGCGGGTGTAGTAGGGCTCGTAGGTGTCGCGGGTGCGGGCCGGGGGCGGCGGGTTGCCGTGTCCGCTCCCGCGGTCGTGGGGGGGAGTGGGGGTTCCGTGAACTGCGGGCCCGCCGGT is a window from the Streptomyces capillispiralis genome containing:
- a CDS encoding HNH endonuclease, which codes for MRKGAISRDGVLKAIAEYKDWGRDRFLAEYGYKPATGYLLIHEDRTYDSKAIAGVAHKFDQGRALRPDELSGGRSHAARWLARLGFVIRSSRDPDWTRDEIILACDLARTNDWKRLEYNDPRVIELSALLQTMPIHPEEVRTELFRNPNGVARKTVDITCRHPDYPGKPTNGNALDVEVLNDFLARPAEMATVAQHIRDGLTAGAFHAVPPEAEEEDDYSAPEGRLLIRRHKSRERDKGLRKRKIDAVLRQGRRLVCEACGFDFEATYGPRGAGYIECHHVVPLHEAGEGRTRLSDLALICANCHRMIHRRAPWPTPDELRNLIQETTHRGGAQLPSQQEPESITTGAVVAP
- a CDS encoding helix-turn-helix domain-containing protein encodes the protein MGSERRERMKALGARLRGLRAEAGLTGAVLAQRAGVGQPTVSKVETGRMVPSADVLDRLSHALGLDTSTAGEVRDLLAAVESASDSEQSISGGAPACLTIDEEVRSARLVRSFQCVVLPAMLQSAEYARHIFESAPGVTPEEVGRAVAARVDRQSVLYEPGRESVFVLTEAVLRTWPGTPALMLAQLDRLLAVESLSMVRLGIIPWRRPVPVLPRHGFTLCDQRAVVVESFGGERVSDDAYELASYEEAFSRFEEAAVFGEEARHLLLLVMKEFRDLGDTLTP